The following are from one region of the Palaeococcus ferrophilus DSM 13482 genome:
- a CDS encoding TMEM165/GDT1 family protein has protein sequence MQEVLYVLVAIFLAELGDKTQLATMAFAAKYGWVKAFVGAVVGLALVNLIGAFIGDRIGDALPLEMIHKGAGVIFIVFGILMLLGKM, from the coding sequence ATGCAGGAGGTACTCTACGTCCTCGTGGCGATATTCCTTGCGGAACTTGGGGACAAGACCCAGCTTGCCACGATGGCCTTCGCGGCCAAGTACGGCTGGGTCAAGGCCTTCGTGGGGGCAGTTGTTGGACTCGCCCTCGTGAACCTCATTGGGGCGTTCATCGGTGACAGAATCGGTGATGCCCTTCCCCTCGAGATGATCCACAAAGGGGCGGGGGTAATATTCATCGTGTTTGGAATACTCATGCTGCTTGGAAAAATGTGA
- a CDS encoding UPF0147 family protein has product MSELIGQIVQVLKEQVVQDTVVPRNIRRAAEQAIERLLDESVEPKVRAADAIAILEEISEDPNMPLHTRTIIWEVLGALEQVE; this is encoded by the coding sequence ATGAGCGAGCTGATAGGGCAGATTGTGCAGGTTCTCAAGGAACAGGTTGTCCAGGACACCGTCGTTCCCAGGAACATAAGAAGGGCCGCCGAACAGGCCATAGAGCGCCTCCTCGACGAGAGCGTCGAGCCCAAGGTCAGGGCCGCCGACGCGATAGCCATCCTCGAGGAGATAAGCGAGGACCCCAACATGCCCCTTCACACGAGAACAATCATCTGGGAAGTTCTCGGGGCCCTCGAGCAGGTTGAGTGA
- a CDS encoding fumarate hydratase, translated as MEEKVIEAIKLAVSRIPADTVGALREAYEREEDRIARFNLGNILKAIEIGRNRSIPVCQDTGTITFFVEAGLESPYLREVRGWLVNAVKRATLEVPLRPNAIDVVTHRNSGDNTGKNVPIIHWELAGGDSIKIAVLPKGGGSENCSALAMLTPAEGWEGVKRFVLERVRECGGKPCPPVILGVGIGGSADLSLKLAKKALLRPVGEKNPEPKIAELEEEILREVNALGIGPMGMGGNTTALDVKIEVAHRHPASFPVGLIVQCWANRRAFMEISADGTVRIWQ; from the coding sequence ATGGAGGAGAAAGTAATTGAAGCCATAAAACTCGCTGTCTCCCGCATTCCCGCGGACACCGTTGGGGCCCTGCGGGAGGCATACGAGCGTGAGGAGGACAGGATAGCAAGGTTCAACCTCGGAAACATCCTGAAGGCCATAGAGATTGGAAGAAACCGCTCTATACCCGTGTGCCAGGACACCGGAACGATAACCTTCTTCGTTGAGGCAGGTCTTGAGAGCCCCTACCTCCGCGAAGTGCGGGGGTGGCTCGTGAACGCTGTAAAACGCGCCACTCTGGAAGTTCCCCTCCGCCCGAACGCAATAGACGTCGTAACCCACAGAAACTCCGGTGACAACACAGGAAAGAACGTCCCCATCATCCACTGGGAGCTCGCGGGGGGAGACTCCATAAAAATCGCCGTTCTTCCGAAAGGAGGAGGGAGTGAGAACTGCTCCGCCCTGGCCATGCTGACTCCTGCTGAGGGATGGGAGGGGGTTAAGCGCTTCGTCCTGGAGAGGGTTAGAGAATGCGGCGGAAAGCCCTGCCCGCCCGTTATCCTCGGGGTGGGAATTGGAGGGAGTGCTGACCTCTCGCTAAAGCTTGCAAAAAAGGCTCTCCTCCGGCCGGTAGGCGAGAAGAACCCCGAACCAAAAATCGCGGAACTTGAGGAGGAGATTCTGAGGGAGGTGAACGCCCTCGGAATAGGCCCAATGGGCATGGGTGGGAACACAACCGCGCTCGACGTTAAAATCGAGGTCGCCCACCGGCATCCTGCGAGCTTCCCCGTCGGGCTAATCGTACAGTGCTGGGCCAACAGGAGGGCCTTTATGGAGATAAGCGCGGATGGGACGGTGAGAATATGGCAGTAA
- a CDS encoding acetate--CoA ligase family protein yields the protein MKEEALKVIEAVKVSGRNSLVEYEAKQVLKAYGLPVPEEKLAKTLDEALRYAEELGYPVAMKLMSPQILHKSDAKVVLLNIKTPEELKEKWEVIHENARKYRPNAEILGVLIAPMLKVGREVIIGVTEDPQFGHALMFGLGGIFVEVLKDVTFRIIPIEEKDAWAMIKSIKSYPILAGARGEKPADMKAIVDLMLKVSRLVDDLRDYIKEMDLNPVFVYNEGEGAVIVDARIILK from the coding sequence ATGAAGGAAGAAGCTCTGAAGGTTATAGAGGCCGTTAAGGTCTCAGGAAGGAACTCCCTCGTTGAATACGAGGCCAAGCAGGTGCTGAAGGCTTACGGCCTTCCCGTGCCGGAGGAGAAGCTTGCAAAGACCCTTGACGAGGCACTCCGCTATGCTGAGGAGCTCGGCTACCCCGTTGCGATGAAGCTCATGTCCCCGCAGATACTCCACAAGAGCGACGCGAAAGTGGTCCTCCTCAACATAAAAACCCCTGAAGAACTTAAGGAGAAGTGGGAGGTCATCCACGAGAACGCGCGCAAATACCGCCCCAACGCTGAGATACTCGGCGTCCTCATAGCCCCGATGCTCAAGGTCGGCAGGGAGGTCATCATAGGTGTCACGGAAGACCCGCAGTTCGGCCACGCACTCATGTTCGGTCTCGGTGGAATATTCGTCGAGGTTCTCAAGGATGTCACCTTCCGCATTATTCCAATAGAGGAGAAGGACGCCTGGGCAATGATAAAGAGCATAAAGAGCTACCCGATTCTGGCGGGAGCGCGCGGTGAGAAGCCGGCCGACATGAAGGCAATCGTTGACCTCATGCTCAAGGTCTCCCGGCTGGTGGACGACCTCAGGGACTACATCAAGGAGATGGACCTCAACCCGGTCTTCGTCTACAACGAGGGCGAGGGAGCGGTCATAGTTGACGCAAGGATTATCCTGAAGTGA
- a CDS encoding MFS transporter: MKRWKTVILDTLVMTAGFGTLSMMGVAKPDIISHFGISGSAYDLQHVAYVFGLFIAFLLGHTKLYEGSFKRSVAIALSWAAIPQLIIPYVGNWYVVVALRFIQGFVVTLVPLFSTQIARFFVAERPFAKGIILSGIFWGGVFGSMSARYLVEAVGWKMGFVITSLVMYAVLLIWWLLVEDFEVVHEKGSEKVNIWKMPFTWVLGLTFFPALWVIFTIIGFSASLGYDLGWTKEHVSNLSTTLNVSKALWSIVMGFVGFQLSKKNPTARGLFKAIVQVMIVSYGIAFIGLAIYSRAMLAGNYGMALASVVLVGALQGTGPAFWTSAPATYPKRIYPRASFALGLISNSANAVAPSVTEALASISEGLALGELTAMPLLGILTLVIVSRMRLPVEELGDEA, translated from the coding sequence ATGAAGCGCTGGAAAACCGTCATCCTGGACACGCTCGTTATGACGGCCGGATTTGGGACGCTGAGCATGATGGGCGTTGCAAAACCCGACATAATCAGCCACTTTGGAATAAGCGGCTCGGCCTATGATCTCCAGCACGTTGCCTACGTCTTCGGTCTCTTCATCGCCTTCCTTCTCGGGCACACGAAGCTCTACGAGGGGAGCTTCAAGAGGAGCGTTGCGATAGCCCTCAGCTGGGCCGCGATCCCACAGCTCATCATACCCTACGTGGGCAACTGGTACGTTGTTGTCGCCCTCCGCTTCATCCAGGGTTTCGTCGTTACACTCGTCCCGCTCTTCAGCACGCAGATAGCGCGCTTCTTTGTGGCCGAGAGACCCTTCGCCAAGGGCATAATCCTCTCCGGAATCTTCTGGGGTGGCGTCTTCGGGAGCATGAGCGCCCGCTACCTCGTGGAAGCGGTTGGCTGGAAGATGGGGTTTGTGATAACTTCCCTCGTCATGTACGCCGTCTTGCTCATCTGGTGGCTCCTCGTTGAGGACTTCGAGGTCGTTCACGAGAAGGGGAGCGAGAAGGTCAACATATGGAAGATGCCCTTCACCTGGGTGCTTGGTCTGACTTTCTTCCCGGCCCTCTGGGTCATATTCACCATAATCGGCTTCTCCGCGAGCCTTGGCTACGACCTTGGCTGGACCAAGGAGCACGTCTCGAACCTCAGCACCACCCTCAACGTCTCGAAGGCCCTCTGGTCAATCGTTATGGGCTTCGTTGGATTCCAGCTCTCGAAGAAGAACCCCACCGCGAGGGGCCTCTTCAAGGCCATCGTGCAGGTCATGATAGTCTCCTACGGGATAGCCTTCATAGGATTGGCCATCTACTCAAGGGCTATGCTGGCCGGGAACTACGGCATGGCCCTCGCGAGTGTTGTGCTCGTTGGTGCCCTTCAGGGGACGGGGCCGGCTTTCTGGACGAGTGCCCCCGCCACCTATCCAAAGCGCATCTATCCGAGGGCTTCCTTCGCCCTGGGCCTCATCTCAAATTCAGCAAACGCCGTGGCACCCTCCGTCACCGAGGCTTTGGCTTCCATAAGCGAGGGCCTTGCCCTCGGTGAGCTCACCGCGATGCCCCTCCTCGGCATCCTGACGCTCGTTATCGTTTCAAGGATGAGGCTTCCCGTGGAGGAGCTGGGGGATGAGGCTTAA
- a CDS encoding aldolase encodes MNSPVFQLVKYSRLAHERGLTAAFGGNLSVLFNGKIFVKATGAVMDDMSGAQVAVMTLDGKQVGGVRPSSEWRLHLAIYRAREDVRAIAHLHPSYSIAVSNIGERLPIITPEAELYLRRIPVVPFRPAGSEELAEEIAKVMEEYDAAIMENHGIVTVGRTLREAFYKAELVEESAKLWYLREKH; translated from the coding sequence ATGAACTCCCCAGTATTCCAGCTTGTGAAGTATTCCCGCCTCGCCCACGAGCGCGGATTAACGGCCGCCTTCGGGGGAAACCTCAGCGTGCTCTTCAATGGGAAGATATTCGTGAAGGCCACCGGCGCAGTCATGGACGACATGAGCGGGGCCCAGGTGGCTGTGATGACACTCGATGGAAAGCAGGTGGGCGGTGTGAGGCCGTCATCGGAGTGGCGCCTCCACCTTGCTATCTACAGGGCGAGGGAGGATGTGAGGGCCATAGCCCACCTTCACCCCTCGTACTCCATAGCGGTTTCAAACATTGGGGAACGGCTCCCCATAATAACCCCAGAGGCGGAGCTCTACCTCAGGAGAATCCCCGTGGTTCCTTTCCGGCCCGCGGGAAGTGAGGAGCTGGCCGAGGAGATTGCCAAAGTCATGGAGGAGTACGATGCGGCGATAATGGAGAACCACGGGATTGTTACAGTCGGAAGAACCCTCCGCGAGGCCTTCTACAAGGCGGAGCTCGTGGAGGAGAGCGCGAAGCTCTGGTATTTAAGAGAAAAGCATTGA
- a CDS encoding MFS transporter: MGKRISGVHFLLLAGFLAILGSTMSKSPTLPLYAESLGLGRSDIGLVAAASTVTGILVNFSSGLLSDLYGRRKLLIAGGFVFLSAPLLYFLADDALTLALVRVYYGVATAIFVPVSFALVSDLYPDRKGTFMGFLSSATLAGRALAPLLAGSIIYFLGFPVVFLLCSITGMVVFLLSFRFPDTGRELEKFELTFSKDLLIIGLLDASVYMAYQGIETFLPLFYYLQGRAWLSGLILTLEISIMAVVKPYAGYLSDRIGRRKPIIIGMAMVGLAAFAFAFASSLWAIVAGAIIFSIGASVSEASTKPLATEISRLRGTALGFLESIKDIGQAAGPVLIGFLGIRMGFLFVGVFGILSIGAFLMGRGRVGDEG, encoded by the coding sequence ATGGGGAAGCGGATTAGTGGTGTCCACTTTCTCCTCCTTGCCGGCTTTCTCGCCATCCTCGGCTCGACGATGAGCAAGTCCCCGACGCTCCCCCTCTACGCCGAGAGCCTCGGGCTGGGCAGAAGTGATATAGGCCTCGTGGCGGCGGCGTCCACCGTGACCGGAATCCTCGTGAACTTCTCCTCCGGCCTTCTCAGCGATCTCTACGGGAGGAGAAAGCTTCTGATCGCTGGAGGCTTCGTCTTCCTAAGCGCGCCTCTGCTCTACTTCCTCGCGGACGACGCGCTCACCCTCGCCCTCGTCAGGGTTTACTACGGCGTCGCCACCGCGATATTCGTTCCGGTTTCGTTCGCCCTCGTAAGCGACCTCTATCCGGACAGAAAGGGGACGTTCATGGGCTTTCTGAGTTCAGCAACGCTGGCCGGCAGGGCGCTGGCGCCCCTTCTGGCGGGGAGCATAATATACTTCCTCGGCTTCCCGGTTGTCTTCCTCCTCTGCTCCATCACTGGCATGGTGGTCTTCCTGCTCTCCTTCAGGTTTCCGGATACCGGAAGGGAGCTGGAGAAGTTCGAGCTCACTTTCAGTAAAGACCTCCTCATCATCGGCCTGCTCGATGCGTCCGTCTACATGGCATACCAGGGAATAGAGACGTTCCTGCCGCTCTTCTACTACCTTCAGGGCAGGGCGTGGCTCTCCGGGTTAATCCTCACACTTGAAATCTCGATAATGGCCGTCGTGAAGCCCTACGCGGGCTACCTCAGCGACAGAATCGGGAGGAGAAAGCCGATAATAATAGGAATGGCTATGGTTGGCCTGGCGGCCTTCGCTTTCGCCTTTGCCAGTTCCCTCTGGGCAATCGTGGCCGGAGCAATAATCTTCTCGATCGGGGCGTCGGTGAGCGAGGCCTCCACCAAACCCCTCGCCACAGAAATATCGAGGCTTCGCGGAACCGCCCTCGGCTTCCTGGAGAGCATAAAGGACATCGGGCAGGCGGCAGGACCGGTCCTCATAGGCTTCCTCGGCATTAGAATGGGCTTCCTCTTCGTTGGGGTCTTTGGTATACTATCCATTGGTGCTTTTCTAATGGGGCGGGGGAGGGTTGGTGATGAGGGGTAA
- a CDS encoding cysteine synthase family protein — protein MSFAKLEFFNPFSRSIKDRTAFNMLSRALERGNINSAALFEASSGNTSVSLAALSNVLGIEFRAYLPKPTPKATQVLLKVLGAEVVVTDFETISPEMVEFVKEEARKAGAANLNQFENDDNFDVHYRVTAREIEEQLRSVGKKPDVLIAGIGTSGHIAGLAKYLKERHGTEVIGVIPAEGEKIPGIKRINGQKWYSRSMVDRIVEVTRKEAIEGSISVARRDGLLIGLSSGAVVKAYERVSEELDGTHVLIFPDDGFKYVEVFESYLGAKT, from the coding sequence ATGTCTTTTGCCAAGCTGGAGTTCTTTAACCCCTTCAGCAGGAGCATAAAGGACAGAACTGCTTTTAACATGCTTTCACGTGCCCTTGAACGCGGGAACATAAACAGCGCGGCCCTTTTTGAGGCGAGCTCCGGCAACACCAGCGTCTCCCTCGCCGCGCTCAGCAACGTCCTGGGGATAGAGTTCAGGGCTTACCTGCCGAAGCCAACGCCGAAGGCAACACAGGTTCTCCTGAAGGTTCTTGGGGCGGAAGTGGTCGTCACGGACTTCGAGACCATAAGCCCTGAGATGGTCGAGTTTGTAAAGGAGGAGGCCAGAAAGGCAGGTGCGGCGAACCTCAACCAGTTCGAGAACGACGACAACTTCGATGTTCACTACCGAGTCACGGCGAGGGAGATTGAGGAACAGCTGAGGAGCGTAGGGAAGAAACCGGACGTTCTGATAGCTGGCATCGGAACCTCGGGCCACATAGCGGGGCTCGCGAAGTACCTCAAGGAGCGCCACGGCACGGAGGTCATTGGAGTTATCCCCGCGGAGGGGGAGAAGATTCCGGGCATCAAGAGGATAAACGGCCAGAAGTGGTATTCCCGCTCGATGGTGGACCGTATTGTGGAGGTAACGAGAAAGGAAGCCATCGAAGGGTCCATAAGCGTTGCCCGAAGGGACGGCCTTCTAATTGGCCTCAGCTCCGGAGCGGTGGTCAAAGCCTACGAGAGGGTTTCGGAGGAGCTCGATGGCACCCACGTCCTCATCTTCCCGGACGATGGGTTTAAATACGTGGAGGTCTTTGAGAGCTATCTGGGTGCGAAGACGTGA
- a CDS encoding membrane protein, whose product MITYEPIMLAMPLARRITEFIARERRLPEGDELRVFLKEFGLEESCLDRGMAVYRNPFVLAIILPGTEHAVVDVISSSGELSDALEVIAYHDKEVNAYYVEIVPASEVTFEGNVGLEPAIIDAESFEMESYPVFGHFEERDDGIYLILDEEAYSNWKASEKLHTCPICGAEGVAWKGEKAFCPSCGFGFEVVRK is encoded by the coding sequence ATGATAACGTATGAACCCATAATGCTGGCCATGCCCCTTGCGCGCCGGATAACGGAGTTCATCGCGAGGGAGAGGAGACTTCCGGAGGGAGACGAGCTCAGGGTGTTTTTGAAGGAGTTTGGCCTCGAGGAATCGTGCCTTGACAGGGGAATGGCCGTTTACAGGAACCCCTTTGTGCTGGCGATAATCCTGCCCGGAACGGAGCACGCGGTGGTTGACGTCATCTCCTCCAGCGGCGAGCTCAGCGATGCCCTCGAGGTAATAGCCTATCACGACAAGGAGGTCAACGCCTACTATGTGGAAATCGTTCCCGCCAGCGAAGTGACGTTTGAGGGCAACGTTGGGCTTGAGCCCGCGATAATTGACGCGGAGAGCTTTGAGATGGAAAGCTACCCCGTCTTCGGCCACTTTGAGGAGAGGGATGACGGCATATACCTGATACTGGATGAGGAGGCCTACTCCAACTGGAAAGCTAGTGAAAAGCTCCATACATGCCCGATATGCGGCGCTGAAGGGGTAGCTTGGAAGGGGGAGAAAGCTTTCTGCCCCTCCTGCGGCTTCGGGTTTGAGGTGGTGAGGAAATGA
- a CDS encoding acetate--CoA ligase family protein yields MEKPKIVEELKPFFEPKAVAIIGATDKKGKVGNVIFENFKMNKERGIFKGNIYPVNPKLDEIEGYKVYKSVEELPEDTDLAVISIPAKFVPATMKDIAKKGIKSVVIITGGFGELGEEGKRMEQEILEIARENGIRVIGPNCVGVYVPDTGVDTVFLPESKMDRPKSGEIAFVSQSGAFAAAMLDWAAMAGIGISKMVSYGNKLDVDDADLMDYFIHDDATKVVTFYIEGVKDGRKFIESAKRISQVKPVIALKSGRTEYGAKAASSHTGSLAGADTIYDAVFKQTGVLRAEDFEHMFDVAKAFAKCKLPKGDRVGIITDGGGAGVMASDAVAKFGLRMADLSEESLRYLKEKFPPHAVAGNPTDVVGDTDAQRYKYAIEAFVNDPNVDAIVVIVLFQVPLLDEMEIIDILAEYKEKSDKPIVAVAMGGKKTEHYAKILEEKGVPVYPTPERGVRAIAGLVHYAKYLERVKG; encoded by the coding sequence ATGGAGAAGCCGAAAATAGTTGAGGAACTCAAGCCCTTTTTTGAGCCCAAGGCGGTCGCCATCATAGGCGCCACGGACAAGAAGGGTAAGGTTGGAAACGTTATCTTCGAGAACTTCAAAATGAACAAAGAGCGCGGGATTTTCAAGGGCAACATTTATCCGGTCAACCCCAAGCTCGACGAGATAGAAGGCTACAAGGTCTACAAGAGCGTTGAGGAGCTCCCCGAGGATACCGACTTAGCGGTTATCTCGATTCCGGCAAAGTTCGTGCCGGCCACGATGAAGGACATTGCCAAAAAGGGGATAAAGAGCGTCGTTATCATCACGGGCGGCTTCGGTGAGCTCGGTGAGGAAGGCAAAAGGATGGAGCAGGAGATACTCGAGATAGCGAGGGAGAACGGCATAAGGGTTATTGGTCCCAACTGTGTCGGCGTTTACGTTCCAGACACCGGCGTTGACACCGTGTTTCTCCCCGAGAGCAAGATGGACAGGCCCAAGAGCGGCGAGATAGCCTTCGTCAGCCAGAGCGGTGCCTTCGCCGCTGCCATGCTCGACTGGGCCGCGATGGCGGGAATAGGCATAAGCAAGATGGTGAGCTACGGCAACAAGCTCGACGTTGACGACGCCGATTTGATGGACTACTTCATCCACGATGATGCTACAAAGGTCGTTACCTTCTACATCGAGGGCGTCAAGGACGGAAGGAAGTTCATTGAGAGCGCGAAGAGGATAAGCCAGGTCAAGCCCGTCATAGCCCTCAAGAGCGGAAGGACGGAGTACGGGGCCAAGGCGGCATCATCACACACCGGCTCGCTCGCGGGAGCGGACACGATTTACGATGCCGTCTTCAAGCAGACGGGTGTTTTAAGGGCGGAGGACTTCGAGCACATGTTTGATGTCGCAAAGGCCTTTGCCAAGTGCAAGCTCCCCAAGGGCGACCGCGTTGGCATCATCACGGACGGCGGTGGCGCTGGAGTCATGGCGAGCGACGCCGTGGCAAAGTTCGGCCTCAGGATGGCCGACCTCAGCGAGGAGAGCCTCAGGTACCTCAAGGAGAAGTTTCCGCCGCACGCGGTAGCGGGCAACCCAACGGATGTCGTCGGAGACACCGACGCCCAGAGATACAAGTACGCCATAGAGGCCTTTGTGAACGACCCCAACGTTGATGCGATAGTGGTTATAGTCCTCTTCCAGGTGCCCCTCCTCGACGAGATGGAGATTATTGACATCCTCGCCGAGTACAAGGAGAAGAGCGACAAGCCGATAGTTGCTGTCGCGATGGGTGGTAAGAAGACGGAGCACTACGCAAAGATACTCGAGGAGAAGGGCGTTCCCGTTTATCCAACCCCCGAGAGGGGAGTTAGGGCCATCGCTGGCCTTGTTCACTACGCCAAGTATCTTGAAAGGGTTAAGGGCTGA
- a CDS encoding aminotransferase class I/II-fold pyridoxal phosphate-dependent enzyme: MKYKKRKYFLAGRINMIQRSKIRELFEMASKMKDVISLGIGEPDFDTPQNIKEAAKRAIDEGYTHYTPNAGIPEFRDAIAEYYKKFYGVEVPDDHVIVTAGAYEATYLAFEALLEDGDEVIIPDPAFVSYMEDAKLAEAKPVRLPLREENGFQPDPDELLELVSKRTRVIVMNYPNNPTGATLDEEVARAVADIAEDYNIYILSDEPYEHFLYDGAKHQPMVKYAPYNTILANSFSKTFAMTGWRLGFTIAPEEIIRDMIKLHAYILGNVTSFIQIAGIEALRAKESWEAVEKMRRTYEERRNLVLQHLREMPHISAFEPKGAFYIFANIRDTGMKSEEFAKWLLQEAGVVVIPGTAFGKQGEGYVRISYATKRELLIEAMERMKKALESL; the protein is encoded by the coding sequence ATGAAGTATAAGAAGCGCAAGTACTTCCTCGCTGGAAGGATAAACATGATACAGCGCTCCAAAATTAGGGAGCTCTTCGAGATGGCCTCCAAAATGAAGGACGTCATTTCCCTGGGGATAGGTGAGCCCGATTTTGACACACCCCAGAATATAAAAGAGGCCGCCAAGAGGGCCATTGACGAGGGTTACACTCACTACACCCCCAACGCGGGAATACCGGAGTTTAGGGATGCCATAGCCGAGTACTACAAAAAATTCTACGGTGTTGAAGTTCCCGATGACCACGTCATAGTTACGGCCGGTGCTTACGAAGCCACCTACCTGGCGTTTGAGGCCCTTCTCGAGGATGGGGACGAGGTGATAATCCCGGACCCGGCCTTTGTTTCTTACATGGAGGACGCCAAACTGGCGGAGGCCAAACCCGTGAGGCTGCCCCTCCGTGAGGAGAACGGCTTTCAGCCGGATCCCGACGAGCTCCTCGAGCTTGTGAGCAAGAGGACGAGGGTCATCGTCATGAACTATCCCAACAACCCAACCGGCGCGACCCTCGACGAGGAAGTGGCAAGGGCCGTTGCCGACATAGCCGAGGACTACAACATCTACATCCTCAGCGACGAGCCCTACGAGCACTTCCTCTACGACGGTGCCAAACACCAGCCAATGGTGAAGTACGCACCCTACAATACTATTCTGGCCAACAGCTTCTCCAAGACCTTCGCCATGACCGGGTGGAGGCTCGGCTTCACCATCGCACCGGAGGAGATAATTAGGGACATGATAAAGCTCCACGCCTACATACTCGGAAACGTCACCTCTTTCATCCAGATAGCTGGAATAGAGGCCCTCCGCGCCAAGGAGAGCTGGGAGGCCGTCGAGAAGATGAGAAGGACGTACGAGGAGAGGAGAAACCTTGTGCTCCAGCACCTCAGGGAGATGCCCCACATAAGTGCCTTTGAGCCGAAGGGGGCCTTCTACATCTTCGCCAACATCAGGGATACGGGAATGAAAAGCGAGGAGTTCGCCAAGTGGCTCCTCCAGGAAGCGGGGGTAGTGGTCATCCCCGGAACGGCCTTCGGAAAGCAGGGAGAGGGATACGTCAGGATAAGCTACGCAACCAAGAGGGAACTCCTCATCGAGGCCATGGAGAGGATGAAAAAAGCTCTTGAGTCCCTTTGA
- a CDS encoding FumA C-terminus/TtdB family hydratase beta subunit → MAVRLHTPLQREDVVRLRAGDVVYLSGRILTARDATHRKILSLAELGELPFDLEGAVLYHCGPVVRKTSEGYEIVSAGPTTSSRMNAYLEGILSLGVRGVIGKGGMNAEPFKDRAVYFAFTGGAGSLAAESIKRVVDVLWLEELGVPEALWVLEVEEFPLLVAVDAEGNSLYKG, encoded by the coding sequence ATGGCAGTAAGGCTCCACACACCGCTTCAACGGGAGGACGTGGTGAGACTCAGGGCGGGAGACGTTGTGTACCTCTCGGGGAGAATTCTGACGGCGCGAGATGCCACCCACAGGAAGATACTCTCGCTCGCGGAACTTGGAGAACTCCCGTTTGATCTAGAAGGAGCTGTTTTATACCACTGCGGTCCGGTGGTGCGGAAAACCTCCGAGGGCTACGAGATAGTCTCCGCGGGCCCCACCACAAGTTCAAGGATGAACGCCTACCTCGAGGGAATCCTGTCGCTCGGTGTCAGGGGTGTAATAGGAAAGGGCGGGATGAACGCTGAGCCCTTCAAAGACCGCGCTGTCTACTTTGCATTTACAGGCGGCGCGGGTTCCCTCGCGGCCGAAAGCATAAAGCGCGTCGTTGACGTTCTCTGGTTGGAGGAGCTCGGTGTCCCCGAGGCCCTGTGGGTTCTCGAGGTGGAGGAGTTCCCGCTCCTCGTGGCGGTGGATGCCGAGGGGAACTCGCTGTACAAAGGGTAA